The genomic window CAGCAGCCACCCACAGAAGGCAGTACTCTTCCGGCGGCTGTGGACAGagggcccaggccagccccagtcAGCAGGGAGGACCTTGGCAGACTGGAGACTGTGCATGTGGGCAGGTGTGCGCACGTGTACATGTGATGTAAATACATGTGCTGAGTGTGTGCATTAGGGTAGGGGACATCTGCCCAGTGCCCCGGGAGGAGGTTCTGCGTAGGAAACCTGAGGGTCTGCTCTAGCAagaccagcagaggaaagacgccatgggagtgggaggggacGCGTGTGGCACCACATGCCACCATGGGAGCACTGCAGGGtgtgggctctgccacccaggcCGCTGAGGCCcacaggggagggccaggggaccAGGCACTTCTGTTGTTCAACTCCCTGTGGCCTCAGACCCCCACGGCCCCATCGCTGCCATGGCTCCTGAACCCAGGAGAGCTGAGGAGGGTGTCTTCAGGGCTGGCAGGGGGTCATGGTGAATCCCAGCCcctcttggctccgccccctcagTCTGCTCCCTTTCCCAGTGCTCTCCCCTTCATTCCACGCCAGCGAGGACTCCCCCACCCCTAGTCCTCAccagggacccctgcccccagcagtctCCCAGCTCAGGGCGGGCATGGTgacacaccacttgggatgcccacatcctgtatcggTTTcagaattcaagtcctggctcctctgcctttgatccagctccctgctaatgcacaccctggaggagcagcaggtgacggctccagtactcgggtccctgccacccatgggggagacctggatggagttccaggctcctggcttcatcctgccccaccccagctggtgcagctgtgtggggagtgaaccagcagagagaagtaTGCGctctacctgcctttcaaataaatcaaaaaatttttaagagcGTTCCCAACTCACCATGATCCAAAGAGGGGAAGGCACCTGGGACAGGGTGTAGGCGTTGTCAGAGGTGACGGACGGGACCCCCGCACACCACAGCAGGGAGAAGAGCCAGGGCGCGTTGACAGTGTACAGGTTCACGCTCAGGTTCCAGGCTGCGTAGTCCCTGGGGGCGGGCGACAGGCTGCTTCTGAGCCCCTGAGGAGGCCTGTGAGGCCCATGGCCCCTTCACAGCCACCCTCCTAGCTGGTGCAGGAGGAAGGAGTGTCGGCTCCCAGAGGGCCAAGCTCGGACAGAAACCCAGGCCTGCTCAATGCTCCCAACTCCTCCTGTCTCCAAACCTCTGCCTGGCTGTGTGTCGGGGTGGCAGGACTGGGGGAGACTCGGTCTTGGTTCCCTGGGGGGTAGGCGGGCACCTGAGCTCCTGGCGGGACACCTGAGTGTAGCGCAGGTTCAGCCACTGGATGTGGCCTTTCCGCAAGCTGGCGACGGCCTCCTTGGAGCCTGATGCCTgctggaagccgggagccagcttGCGCACGAGGGGCCGCTGCCTGTTTGGCAGCCACAGGACCTGCGGGCAGAGAGCGGCAGCCTCAGCTTTCCCGCCGCAGGGTGAGTGtgagagccccctcccctcccgcagCAGCCCTCAGGGTAGCAGAGGTGGAGTGCCAGTGTCATCGTCAGGGGACACTTCCAAACCGTTGTCACGACAGGACACGACCCTGCACGCGGCTACAGCATCTAGGCTGCAGTTAAGCATCGGTGtttgggggccagcgcagtggtacagtgggtaagccGCCTCCTTTGCTGCTTgcatcccggctgcttcactttagatccagcttcctgcaaatgtgcctgggaaagcagcggaatgtggcccaagtgcttgggcccctgcacccacgtgggagacccagctgaagctcctggctttgacctggcccagccctggctattgaggccacttggggagtgaaccagtgggcagaagatctctgtctctccctgtctctagctctttcaaataaataaatcttaaaaaaaaaaaaaaaaaaaaagaggctgtcCGATTCCTCTAGTCCCAAGGAATGTGCAAGGCGCCTGTGAGGTGGGCTGTTGTCCCACAAGCATGGCACTGAGtcccggggaggggcagggccgggcctcACCTGGTGCTGGGGGAAGCCGGAGCGCAGCACAGCCTCCAGCGTGACGTTGAGGAAGCTGCCGCGGTGCGGGTGCTCCCGGGGCGGCTCCCGCAGGTTGAGCAGCAGTGTGGCGTTGCCCTTGGCCAGCTCCAGGAGCTCTGCCAGGCTGCAGATGGACTGGTTCTGGGCCTCCCTCTGGTCAGAGGGCGACAGGGAGCTGGCCGTCCAGAAGGGGTCCGTCTGGCGGAGACAAGGACATGCACAGCCACGTCAGCAGCCCTTTCGGGGCGGGGGGGTCACCCGTGCCTTCCTGACCACCGAGCGTGGAACCCTCTGGGCTGCTGGTGCATCTGGCAGCATCCCGGAGCCCTCCTTCATGCCtcacccctgcttccccaggggtCACCAGCTTGGAGGACACCGGCAGCGCCTGCCCCCCGCCTCCCCTGGCAGGCTTTTGCAGCGTTCACGACTCTAACCGTGACCgcgaccagcagcagcagcagcagcagctttccCCAGTGAGGGAGGCAGCCTCGGGACAGCagtgccagggcccaggggcgGCTGCTGGCCAGCCTGGCTGTGTGCTCCacgccagggctggagccaagcACAAACAGACCTTCAGGAACCACTGGCCGGCGTTGAGCCGCTGCAGGATGGTCCAGTTGAGCATGGCGGCCGGCCGGCGGGCGAGCTCCGGGAACTCCTGCTCCACGTTGGTGGTGCGTCGCAGGGAGGTGTCGTGCATGAGGAAGGGCACGCCGTCCAGGCTGTGGAGAGGTGGCTGCTGGGTCACCCCCACCAGGGGtcgccctgcaccctcccacccactctgccCTCTGGGCTGCAGGCTCCCCATCTGCATGGGGAAGacgggggtgggagggctggcggGGGACCCTGAAGGGTGAGGGTGAGCTAGGGGTGGGGACTGCAGTGAAACCTCATCCGagaatggggaaactgaggctagaAGGAGGCACCTGTACCTGCTCATCTGGCTCATGAGCGGGCCTGAGTCCCACCACATGGAGCCACGTTTTTGCCTTCGAGCACATCTGTTGCTGGGCTCGtagtccccagccccacccaagggcctctgttcttccctcccttctaTAGCCTGGGATTCGGCACAAGGTTCCCTGGCAGGAACATGGCGCCTGCCCTGCCACGGCTGAGCCAAGCTTCCCCTCCAGTGTCTGAGGCCCTGGAGCCGGGACACAGATGCTGTGCGTGGGGGAGGTTGGGGCCCAAGGTGCTGTCCCCGCCCCTACACCTACCTGATAGTGACGTCAGCCTGCAGCCCATGCAGCTTCTGCTCCAGGGCCTTCCGAAAAGACATCAGCGTGTGCTCTGGAGccagctggggacagagggcagCGGGGGAGAGCCGGGGTTCAGCGGAGGGACCCCTGCCCAGCCAGCGGAGGGTCCTCTGTGCTCCCAGTCCCTCCGTGAAGCAGCTGTGTGATACGGGCCACCCTCAGCTCCTCTGAACTCGGATTCCTCTGCCGCATGGCGCCTTCCTCTCAGGTCActtggggcaggggaggcaggggctggagccgaCACATACAAGTGCCTGACGGTTGTGCTGCTTCAGCAGTACTGTGACCACCGCCTGTCGCTGTCACATTCCAGGCACTGAGCTAGACTTTGGTGTGGGGGCTTGGGGGCAGCCTTTCACAGGCTCTCCAGCAGCCTTGGACTGCATGCAGAGTTCCTCTGGTTATGCTGTGAGCCCGGTCAGGTGGAGGTCCTGGAGCATGAGAAGGGGTGGCCCCTGTCCTCATCCACATATGACAATACTGGCTCCCTCTCTGTGGCATGTTATCAAAACCCCTCTCAACGTCACGTGATAATACAGAAAGTGCTTAATAAATGGTAGTGGCAACCCCATGACATCAGAAggttctggctccagccttggcTCTGCTGTCACTAGCCGTGTGCCCTGTCTGCATGTCctcctcagtttccccatgtcCTATGGTTGGGAGAAGATCAGGGGTTCTAAGGTCCCCTTCCGGGTTCTGAGGACTTGGTCATACTTTTGTGGCCACTGGAGGGCAGCACCAGACCAAAGCTTGGGCTGGGACCCAGGGTGCCAATGGAGAACAGAGGGAGGACCCTGCAGCTCCCACCCAGGACCCGATCATTCCCGGCTCTCCCTCTGGCCACGCTGTTCCCCAACTACTCTGTGCTCCCCTTCTTTACGGGGAGCTGGTTCCAGGCTGACTGAGGAGGAGAAATGCCACTTCCCAAGGGTCTTCCCGGGGCCTCagattctttagaaaaaaaggggCTGATGTGCTGAGTCTCACAAGGGAGGTAACAGGGGCTGAAGAcctgcatagcaggtaaagccaccgcctgtagtgctggcatcccgtatgagcaccagtttgagtcccggctgctccacttctgattcagctctctgctgtggcctgagaaagcagtggaagatggcccaagtccttgggcccctgcatccatgtgggagacccagaagaagctcctggcttcggatcagcacatctctggtcattgtggccatctggggagtgaaccagtggtggaagacctctctgttttccttctctctctgtgtaactctgactttcaaataaatcaatcttaaaaaaattaaaaaagactgtGGCCCGGAGCCTGGCACAGAGCTGGTCTCTATAATGCAgggtcctctctcctccctctggggATGGGCCTGCTGTATTCCAGCCCAGTGAAGCCATCCACCCCTGACACGGACCCAGAGAAGCTTAGAAGGGACCGTGAAGATGTCAGGGAGGGGAAGTcttttctggaagcttccatACAGTGAAGGCCCCTCGGCGTTAGATACCAGCCTTCTGGGGAAAGGTGTGGGAAATCCTACCCTCCCCAGCCAGACTTGGGGCTCCAGCAGTCCCCAAGAAGCGGGCAGGGATAACGGGCTGAAGTCTGAGTCCCCACCCCAAGTTCTACCTGCTCCAGGCAAGTCCAGGTGGGGTTGTGTTGTCAGGAGGGTGTGCCTGTGGTCATCACATACAGGACGTGGTGCTTAGAGTCCCAGCACTGGGCTTAGTGCCTCTCCCTATCCTGCCCCCACACATCCACACAGGGGCAGTACTTCCAGTGGGTGTGGCCTGGCCGGCCGCAGGCAGAGCCCCACAGGCAGACACGCACAGGTGTGGACACCCACACCCACGGGGGCCCTGCCTGTTCCCCCTTAAAACCACACAGCCACAAGCAGCCAGAGGCAAGGTGGGAGAAAGTCCCAGGAGCAACGGCCCAGTTTCTTCACAGACAGACGGCATGAGGGAAACAGGAGCGGGCTACTGTGGAGCCAGGGGCGCATGGAGGACCTCGCTTGGATCTGACATCAGACGACCCAACTACAAAAGCGTATCTAAGGCAGCAAAGGACAGCTGGCTATGGGTTGGACCTGGGGAACACGGGGCTGCTGTTACTGTCGGTGTAAGAGCAATGTGGTGACCTTGTTAGAAAGGACGCCTTGTGTGCTAGAGGCATCTCTGCAGGAGGGTAGCAGAGAAACTAGGGGGCGGACGGGCAAGAGCGGCAAATGGGCAAGACATCCGAGGTCGCTACGTGGAGTGCACGAAGGATACCCATCGTCCCTGCACCGCTCGCTCCCTTCCTAGCAAAGAGGACGGGGCTGGAGCCACTGggctccttccccacccctgctcctgtctctgcctctgcacaCTGCCCTCGTCCCCTGGCCTCCAGAGCAGGTGACACGGGGAGGATGAGTCACAGAGCAGGCCCTGGAAGGGCAgcctcacccccccacccccgcccgacACCCACAACACAGTCTGGAGACAACCAGCGACCCCCGGAAACAGGCAGCAAGGAGCAAAACCGGACCCCAGATCCAGAGCCCGGCTGGCTACCTCTGGGAGGTGAGGGGGCTGGTGGGAGAGTAGCAGGGTACCCGCCTGGGAGTCTCATCTGGATAACAACACCCACCGACACCCACTGCGTGCAGTGGAGGAGACCTCCAGGGTGTGGCACGACCCCGTTGTGCTCAACAGTGACTTTCGGGACCGTGCCCCAGGGAGACAGTGCTCCCAGGAAGGCCCGCACGCCTCCTGGTGGTGACGTGGTGGTACGGCCCCTGTGGGTGAGGCATTCCTGGTCCCGACTTCACTCTAGCTCCTGCTTCTCACCCCACAGGGTACACGGAGAGAGAACCAGCCACAGAGAAGACACAAATGGCCCAGCTGGCTGCAGctggccaggagcctctcctgctCGGTCTGGGGCTCACCAGTGACTGCCCAGGGCCCTGACTTTGCTTCCTCTTTCTCCGACTCAGTCTGGCCCACCTGCCCACTTTAGCCCCCGGCCCTGGGCCGCCCCCggctctcctgccctccccagcccggcAGGTTCTCCTGCTGCCTGGGCGtagccccaggccccacccccaggccccaccccctctTTTCTGAGTCTTCCCAGCCCTAAGCTTGGTAGTGTCGGGCACAGGCCTAAAGCCTAAAGTTACATCTTTTTTAGGGGCAGGAGGCTCAgacaccgcctgtgatgccgacgtcccacatccgagtgccagggtttgaggcccagctccgagtccagcttcctgctaatgcgcaccctaggaagctgcaggtggtggctcaagtacccggatccctgccacccatgagggagaccaggttGGGTTCcgggttcctggattcagcctggtccaaccctgacaTTGCGGGCATTTGGCGAGTGGACCAGTGCATAGAAGCacgctctctctttcaaataagtaagaattcttaaaaaaatttttttaagttaaatctTTGTAGAAGACACCCTCAGGGCTCCTCAGATTTGTTCCCATCCAGGCTTTCTGGGTCTTTCACCAACCTTCTCCCATGCGCAGCTGGGGACGGGGGCTATTGCTATGCCTCCCGTATCACCTCCATTTCCCAccaagcccctcccccagagtGGCAGCCGCTCCCGGCCCACCAGGTCTGAGGACCCTCGGGGGCACTCACCATGGGGGCCCCGCGGTGGCCGATGAGGGCAGGCTTGGGGCCCAGGTCCTTTTTCTCCATGATGCAGGGAGAGGAGATGGCGAGAGGGGCCAGGTAGAGCACAAAGACCACGGCGAGGAAGGCGCAGAGGATGGTGGCCTGCGAGGCTGCGGACGTGGGGCCCTGAgtgcctgggggcctgggcagcTGGGCGTGGGGTGCTCACAGACCCGACCCCACCTCtcacacacaggcaggcaggctCCCAGGAGGAACCAGGCGGGGGGGAGGCCAAGGGGGCTGCTACCCTCCAGGCCACCTGTGGCCCTCTCTGAGTCAACCCCCACCCAGCTAAGCCCGAGCCCTGCCCCGTccccccccacccagctcccctgGCCACCCAGGCAAAGCCCAGGTGCAGGCAGCACTGGTGGTCACGGGGGCTGTACTCACAGGAGCGCTCCGCCCGGGCGAACAGTCCTGCCACGATCCAGGAGAGGGCGGTGGTGGCGGCCAGGGCCCCCATGTGCAGAAACGGTGCTGTGCCCTGTGAGCAGCACCCTCAGTGACCTGGAGGCCTGCCCTCACCCACGGGGCAGCCACCCTGTCTCTGCCCGCCCAGCACACTGGGGCCTCCCCTCTGGGCCTTGATGGCAAGGCCCCCTCTCACCTGCAGGGAGATGAGCAGCACCTCCCACTCGTCTTTCCACAGCTGGGCCACAGCGGCCGCGGCCACCACCGTGCAGGCCAGGATGAGCACCAGCCCTATCTAGAAGGGGGAAGAGCCAGCAGTGTGTGGGGGGGATTAGAGCAGGTGTGAGGGGCCCCAGGGTAATGAGGGCGGGTGGGGGCAATGAGAtggggagagcaggaggggcagagaggaacaGGAGGGTGGATGGAGAGGAGGCGGGCAGGAGACAGGACAGGCTGCCCCGAGGCTCCTcccagccagagagagggagggaaggatagaaggagagggagacagagaggggtgggTGCCCCAGGCCCCAACCTCTGCACCCGCTATGTACAGAGGCACCTCAGGTGTCAGCAAGCAGAGTGAGGGTCGTGCCCAGGGGTGCCGTGCTCACAGCTCGCCCCGCCCAGCCTCCCAGCACCGCCTGCGCTGGAGAGGCCGGGACCCGCTATGACAGAGGAGGACTCAGGGACACCTTCGAGGGTCAGAGGTCTCTGGGGACAGATGGGATTTGAAACCCTCAGCCTAAGCGGAACCGAGCCCaggtttctggggccagtgtcctGAAGCAGAGGGCTAAGCCGCTGCTCACGATGCCACTACATCATGGATGTGGgaatgctggttcctgtccccactgctccacttctggtccagctccctgctaatgtgcctgggcccctgccacccatggctcctggctctgacaaagtgctggtgttgtggccatttggggagtgaaccagtgcatggaagagttctttttctatgcctttcaaatacataattagagaaggaaaggaaaggaaaggaaaggaaaggaaaggaaaggaaaggaaaggaaaggaaaggaaagaaagggaaggggaggggaggggaggggaggggaggggaggggaggggaggggaggggagggagaagagcaaAGCAAAGCGAAGCTCAGGTTTCTGGCTACTCTGCCGCTGGTAGCTGCACACTGCCAGGCTCACCCTCCCTGATGCCCAGGCCGCAGCTCTGTGCCAATGACAGTCTCTTCTGCCTATCCCAGGAAGACATGGCCTCCCGGCCTCCCCCAGCCATTCTCCCCGCCACCAGGGTCCCCACTCCTCTTCCTTGGGCTGCAAGGCCACTGCTAGGGGCAGTGGCACCAGGAAAGCTGCCATCAAGGCGCCCCCGGCTGGAGATGGCAGGGACTGAGGGCTATCTGGCGCCTTCCCTGCCGGACAAGGAGGTGGAACGCTTGTCATTCCAGCTCATTGGCCTGGAAACAAATGTTCCCCCAAAGACAGCAGGCGGGCTGAGATGGGTGAGGCCTGCCAGGGCTGTGGCGGGTGGGCTCGGAcggtgggggtgggtgagggtcTGCGGGGCCTCCCTGGCCGACGTGCACATCTGCGGCTTGGAAGGGCAAATCCGGGCACAGGCCCCGTGTGCCCACTTCACACTGCAGTCAGGGATGGCGAGGAGGCTCCCAGCAAGGCTGGAGAGCACCGTCGCTCGCCTCCCCGGCCGCccgcccctgctgctgcctccagcccggcagcccgGCAGCCACTGCATCTGAAGGGTCATTTCGGAGAGCGCCTTATCACGAATGCTGGTGCAAACACTTGTAGTGAAGCGGGTTCCCACTTCCTAACGCAGCTCTGGGCCTGGCTCCACAGCAGTCTTAACTGTTTGCTGTCTGGGGACTTCCCCTACCTGGTGTCCACACACCACAGGGACAGCACTGGTGACCACCAGGCCCCGTTCTGTAAACACAACCCGGGAGGGGGAGTCCCACCCTAAAAGCCCGGGGACGCCAGCGTCTGCCCCGGGACAGCAGCTGGGGTTTCTGTCCTGCTGCGGGTGTGGtttgcagctgccattggaggggcACAGGCGCACGCCTTCCTTGAGTCtggtctggggccagcacccAGGGCAGTCGGAACCCTGCCTGGCGGAGGGACAAGGAGCTGGCCTCTTGGGGGTGCCTGGCCTCTGGGGTGTGCAGTCCAAACGGCAGACaggtggcccaggctgaaggGCCACACTGGGGTTACGCTCCCAGCCGGGAGGCCCAGCTCTCCAGGGAGGGGCTTGGTGAAGATACAGGAGAGACTGCACGGGAAGCGCTGGGCATCGCAGCTGGCTGTCACACAAAGGGATCCCTGTAGGGAGTACGTGGAACACCGGGCAGGAAGTGCCCGCACGGAcaggaagacaccccccccccagaaCTGTGGCCCTGGGGACACACTGACCATGCGCCCTGTGCGCACACAGTGACGAGGGTGCCCTCCTCGAGCTGCGGCTGGGCAGACAGAGGCTGCTCCCGGGCAGAGCTGTGCAGCCTGGGCCGGCTGTCAGCAGAGGGCCTGGTCTCACA from Oryctolagus cuniculus chromosome 1, mOryCun1.1, whole genome shotgun sequence includes these protein-coding regions:
- the GDPD5 gene encoding glycerophosphodiester phosphodiesterase domain-containing protein 5 isoform X3 codes for the protein MVRHQPLQYYEPQLCLSCLTGIYGCRWKRYQRSHDDTTPWERLWFLLLTFTFGLTLTWLYFWWEVRNDYDEFNWYLYNRMGYWSDWSVPILVTTAAAFTYVAGLLVLALCHIAVGQQMNLHWLHKIGLVLILACTVVAAAAVAQLWKDEWEVLLISLQGTAPFLHMGALAATTALSWIVAGLFARAERSSSQATILCAFLAVVFVLYLAPLAISSPCIMEKKDLGPKPALIGHRGAPMLAPEHTLMSFRKALEQKLHGLQADVTISLDGVPFLMHDTSLRRTTNVEQEFPELARRPAAMLNWTILQRLNAGQWFLKTDPFWTASSLSPSDQREAQNQSICSLAELLELAKGNATLLLNLREPPREHPHRGSFLNVTLEAVLRSGFPQHQVLWLPNRQRPLVRKLAPGFQQASGSKEAVASLRKGHIQWLNLRYTQVSRQELRDYAAWNLSVNLYTVNAPWLFSLLWCAGVPSVTSDNAYTLSQVPSPLWIMPPEEYCLLWVAADLVSFTLIVGIFVLQKWRLGGIRSYNPEQIMLSAAVHRSSRDVSIMKEKLIFSAEISDGVEVSDELSVGSDNSYDIYTDSTATSVGPRGGGSRAKTLTDRSGR
- the GDPD5 gene encoding glycerophosphodiester phosphodiesterase domain-containing protein 5 isoform X4, translating into MVRHQPLQYYEPQLCLSCLTGIYGCRWKRYQRSHDDTTPWERLWFLLLTFTFGLTLTWLYFWWEVRNDYDEFNWYLYNRMGYWSDWSVPILVTTAAAFTYVAGLLVLALCHIAVGQQMNLHWLHKIGLVLILACTVVAAAAVAQLWKDEWEVLLISLQGTAPFLHMGALAATTALSWIVAGLFARAERSSSQATILCAFLAVVFVLYLAPLAISSPCIMEKKDLGPKPALIGHRGAPMLAPEHTLMSFRKALEQKLHGLQADVTISLDGVPFLMHDTSLRRTTNVEQEFPELARRPAAMLNWTILQRLNAGQWFLKTDPFWTASSLSPSDQREAQNQSICSLAELLELAKGNATLLLNLREPPREHPHRGSFLNVTLEAVLRSGFPQHQVLWLPNRQRPLVRKLAPGFQQASGSKEAVASLRKGHIQWLNLRYTQVSRQELRDYAAWNLSVNLYTVNAPWLFSLLWCAGVPSVTSDNAYTLSQVPSPLWIMPPEEYCLLWVAADLVSFTLIVGIFVLQKWRLGGIRSYNPEQIMLSAAVHRSSRDVSIMKEKLIFSEISDGVEVSDELSVGSDNSYDIYTDSTATSVGPRGGGSRAKTLTDRSGR
- the GDPD5 gene encoding glycerophosphodiester phosphodiesterase domain-containing protein 5 isoform X1; this encodes MVRHQPLQYYEPQLCLSCLTGIYGCRWKRYQRSHDDTTPWERLWFLLLTFTFGLTLTWLYFWWEVRNDYDEFNWYLYNRMGYWSDWSVPILVTTAAAFTYVAGLLVLALCHIAVGQQMNLHWLHKIGLVLILACTVVAAAAVAQLWKDEWEVLLISLQGTAPFLHMGALAATTALSWIVAGLFARAERSSSQATILCAFLAVVFVLYLAPLAISSPCIMEKKDLGPKPALIGHRGAPMLAPEHTLMSFRKALEQKLHGLQADVTISLDGVPFLMHDTSLRRTTNVEQEFPELARRPAAMLNWTILQRLNAGQWFLKTDPFWTASSLSPSDQREAQNQSICSLAELLELAKGNATLLLNLREPPREHPHRGSFLNVTLEAVLRSGFPQHQVLWLPNRQRPLVRKLAPGFQQASGSKEAVASLRKGHIQWLNLRYTQVSRQELRDYAAWNLSVNLYTVNAPWLFSLLWCAGVPSVTSDNAYTLSQVPSPLWIMPPEEYCLLWVAADLVSFTLIVGIFVLQNYHLIRWRLGGIRSYNPEQIMLSAAVHRSSRDVSIMKEKLIFSAEISDGVEVSDELSVGSDNSYDIYTDSTATSVGPRGGGSRAKTLTDRSGR
- the GDPD5 gene encoding glycerophosphodiester phosphodiesterase domain-containing protein 5 isoform X2, with amino-acid sequence MVRHQPLQYYEPQLCLSCLTGIYGCRWKRYQRSHDDTTPWERLWFLLLTFTFGLTLTWLYFWWEVRNDYDEFNWYLYNRMGYWSDWSVPILVTTAAAFTYVAGLLVLALCHIAVGQQMNLHWLHKIGLVLILACTVVAAAAVAQLWKDEWEVLLISLQGTAPFLHMGALAATTALSWIVAGLFARAERSSSQATILCAFLAVVFVLYLAPLAISSPCIMEKKDLGPKPALIGHRGAPMLAPEHTLMSFRKALEQKLHGLQADVTISLDGVPFLMHDTSLRRTTNVEQEFPELARRPAAMLNWTILQRLNAGQWFLKTDPFWTASSLSPSDQREAQNQSICSLAELLELAKGNATLLLNLREPPREHPHRGSFLNVTLEAVLRSGFPQHQVLWLPNRQRPLVRKLAPGFQQASGSKEAVASLRKGHIQWLNLRYTQVSRQELRDYAAWNLSVNLYTVNAPWLFSLLWCAGVPSVTSDNAYTLSQVPSPLWIMPPEEYCLLWVAADLVSFTLIVGIFVLQNYHLIRWRLGGIRSYNPEQIMLSAAVHRSSRDVSIMKEKLIFSEISDGVEVSDELSVGSDNSYDIYTDSTATSVGPRGGGSRAKTLTDRSGR